The DNA sequence CAAATTCGTGATAGGTGATATTACCAACGATGGTATTAGCGTACGATTTACCCACCATTAAAAACCTATAATCAGGCATTGCTGCAGCAATCCTTTTAAATATACTTACCCCCTTTACTTCAACATCTCCTACCATCATGATATTAGGCCTTAATTCTTTTTTAGGTAATTCAACATGTAAGAAAGATTGAATATCGATCATTGGATAAACCACAACAGCTTTTCGTTTAAATTTCTGTTGAATCCTATAAGCAATGAATTCAGAATTTGCCACTAATAATTTGGCATTATGTATAGCTTTTCTGTTTTCCAGGCAATAATATGCAAAAAAAGGCATATCCAATAAATATTTAATAAGAAACGAAATTCTTTTCTTTATATTCTTGTTATAGCATCTATATAAATTTAGATTAATTTCATCACGAATAAAAAACACAGAAGGACCGCTAAAACTATTAATTGCCATTGAGGCTGCCCTATTATAACTAAATAAAATATTCGCTGAACATTTCTTAAAAAATCTTTTAATACGTAGTGAATTTATTACATAATTCAAGTAAGTAAATTTAGAATTGTGAAACATTTTGATTTTTACATTGTTTTTATAGTTAAACTTACTTAAACTCCTATCAAGGTTCTCCGTAAATCCCGAAACTATCCACACATCTAAATTATTCAAACTATTCAACATTAAGTTAGTACTAATTTCTGCTCCTCCAAATCGATATAAGACAACTTCTCCAAAAACTAGTAATTTGACCATTAAAGCCACTTGATTCCTTTTCTTTTCATGCCTTTTAAGGTATATTTGATATTTTGAGTGCGATCTCGAATAATCTTTGCTGGATTTCCACCTACGACTTTAAAGGGTGGTACATCTTTTGTGACGACCGCACCGGCAGCAATAACTGCTCCCCTTCCGATTGTTACTCCTTGCAAGACAGTAGCATTTGTTGCTACCCATACATCATTTTCAATAATTATCGGAGAAAATACTGTTTTGTATTCTGGATCATCAACTTCATGATATTGAGAAATAAAAAAACTAAATCCGGAAATGTTAACATTATCACCTATCTCAATCCCACCTCTATTCAAAAACACATTGTTAGGCCCAATAATCGAATTACTTCCTATTTTAAATCTTGAAATATCAGCGAATTTATTGCCTGCCCAAATTATTGTATCTTTACCAATTATCATATGTAAAATATGTTTATAAACATACATTCTCAATGCATCAAAAATAATATATTTATTGATAGAAAGAAGAGCTAATTTTGCTCTTTTAATAATCTTTTTAAGAGCACGTTTACCTACATCTAACATAACTAGAACCCCATAATTCTTTTAAACCCATTTTTAAATATCTTATCTTGCAGATAATCAATTTCTAAATGCAATAAACAGTGCCTTTTGATAACTAAAATTAAACACACATATAAAATAAAGGAAGTTGAAATACCTAAAATCATAAATCCAAAACTTTTTTGAAAGTTAAAGGGAAAAATACTATTCATGATAATGAAGTTTACCGTAATTAAGGAACAGATAATAATTGAAGGGAAAAAAACTTTCAGATAAGACAAGATGGATTTTTTTAAAACTGACAACAGGATGGTCAACATAAAAATCCAAAGTGCCGTTGCGGCAAATACTACAACAAATGACATTCCCATTGCACCCCATCGCGGAATAACAAAAATACCACCAAATAGGAGAATTAATGCTTGTAATACCTGGACTGCAACTTCACGATATACTACCCCCTTTGCTTTTAAAACATCACCTAAATAGGTTGATATTGACATTATTGCACCCGCAATAATAAGGATCCTAAAAGGTATAATCGTAGATCTCCATTTTTCACCATAAACAAACAAGATTAAATCTTCTGAATAGATATAGAGCATTAGGAATAATGGAAATACGATTAAGGATGTCGCTTGAGTAGCTTTGAACAGTTTACTTGTAATTTGATCACTACTATCTTGTATACGAGAAAATGCAGGCAATAAAACCCTACTAATATTCCTGCTGATTTGACTAACAGGAACCCTCATGATTTTATATGCCCTTGTATAAAAACCAAGTTCAATAGCGGAAGTTAATTTTCCTAACAAAAAATAGTCAATATTTCCTGAAATATAGTTAAATATTTGTTGAACCATGACGCCAAATCCCACGTGGTATAGATCTTTTAATGCATTAATATTAAATTTTTTTAAAAAAAACTCCTGATGCCGGTTAGCATAATACATATTCATAATGACTCTTGCCAAACACCCTGACAAATATCCAAAGACAAGACTCAGAGCGCCAAACTTTAAATAAACAAATATAGTAGATAAAAGACCTGAAACGAATACAGAAAACATTTCTGCTTTACCAAGTTCTTTAAATTTTAATTCGCGTAAGAGTCTGACTGAAGAAATTACTTCAAAGCAAATAATAAATAAGGCGATCGTTTGCCACCTTAACAATAAGGTCAGCGAAGGCATGTTAAAATAATGTTCAATCAATGGTGCATTG is a window from the Candidatus Jettenia sp. genome containing:
- a CDS encoding lipopolysaccharide biosynthesis protein encodes the protein MNIKFKILTNTGFHISSQLITFGFEIVLARLLLPKDFGMYGVSFLIIELASYLTLRRFSVALIQIKEAREEHFSIVFYLNLFISMVLGLIIFFNAPLIEHYFNMPSLTLLLRWQTIALFIICFEVISSVRLLRELKFKELGKAEMFSVFVSGLLSTIFVYLKFGALSLVFGYLSGCLARVIMNMYYANRHQEFFLKKFNINALKDLYHVGFGVMVQQIFNYISGNIDYFLLGKLTSAIELGFYTRAYKIMRVPVSQISRNISRVLLPAFSRIQDSSDQITSKLFKATQATSLIVFPLFLMLYIYSEDLILFVYGEKWRSTIIPFRILIIAGAIMSISTYLGDVLKAKGVVYREVAVQVLQALILLFGGIFVIPRWGAMGMSFVVVFAATALWIFMLTILLSVLKKSILSYLKVFFPSIIICSLITVNFIIMNSIFPFNFQKSFGFMILGISTSFILYVCLILVIKRHCLLHLEIDYLQDKIFKNGFKRIMGF
- a CDS encoding acyltransferase yields the protein MLDVGKRALKKIIKRAKLALLSINKYIIFDALRMYVYKHILHMIIGKDTIIWAGNKFADISRFKIGSNSIIGPNNVFLNRGGIEIGDNVNISGFSFFISQYHEVDDPEYKTVFSPIIIENDVWVATNATVLQGVTIGRGAVIAAGAVVTKDVPPFKVVGGNPAKIIRDRTQNIKYTLKGMKRKGIKWL
- a CDS encoding glycosyltransferase family 4 protein; this encodes MVKLLVFGEVVLYRFGGAEISTNLMLNSLNNLDVWIVSGFTENLDRSLSKFNYKNNVKIKMFHNSKFTYLNYVINSLRIKRFFKKCSANILFSYNRAASMAINSFSGPSVFFIRDEINLNLYRCYNKNIKKRISFLIKYLLDMPFFAYYCLENRKAIHNAKLLVANSEFIAYRIQQKFKRKAVVVYPMIDIQSFLHVELPKKELRPNIMMVGDVEVKGVSIFKRIAAAMPDYRFLMVGKSYANTIVGNITYHEFVKDPITLYKTAKILLVPSVWEEAFGRVSVEAQALGIPVLVSNRGGLPETVSSSEYVINDYYDITSWTEKILWILNNYESHSQKARVYVQKFDMREQIKNLLNEIYKATGVRIESKIYKNTSLC